In the genome of Leclercia sp. AS011, one region contains:
- the fabY gene encoding fatty acid biosynthesis protein FabY yields MYHLRVPQTEEELALYYQFRWEMLRKPLHQPKGSERDAWDAMAHHQMVMDEEGNLVAVGRLYINADNEASIRFMAVHPSVQDKGLGTLMAMTLESVARQEGVKRVTCSAREDAVEFFAKLGFINQGEITTPQTTPIRHFLMIKPIASLDDILHRADWCGQLQQAWYQHIPLSEKMGVRIQQYTGQKFITTMPEIGNQNPHHTLFAGSLFSLATLTGWGLIWLMLRERHLGGTIILADAHIRYSAPISGKPSAVADLGALGGDLDRLARGRKARVQMQVELFGDETPGAVFEGTYIVLPAKPYGAYEEGGNEEE; encoded by the coding sequence ATGTATCACCTTCGAGTACCGCAAACGGAAGAAGAGTTGGCGCTTTACTACCAGTTCCGCTGGGAGATGCTGCGTAAGCCATTACATCAGCCGAAAGGGTCGGAACGCGATGCCTGGGACGCCATGGCGCATCACCAGATGGTGATGGATGAAGAGGGCAATCTGGTCGCCGTAGGTCGACTGTATATCAATGCTGATAATGAAGCCTCCATCCGCTTTATGGCGGTGCATCCTTCTGTACAGGATAAAGGCCTTGGCACGCTGATGGCGATGACCCTGGAATCCGTCGCCCGTCAGGAGGGTGTGAAGCGCGTCACCTGTAGCGCGCGCGAAGATGCAGTAGAGTTTTTTGCCAAGCTGGGTTTTATTAACCAGGGTGAAATCACCACCCCGCAAACCACCCCGATTCGTCACTTTTTGATGATCAAACCTATCGCCTCGCTGGATGATATTCTGCATCGTGCCGACTGGTGCGGTCAGCTGCAGCAGGCCTGGTATCAGCACATCCCGCTGAGCGAAAAGATGGGGGTGCGCATTCAGCAGTACACCGGGCAAAAATTTATCACCACCATGCCGGAGATCGGCAATCAGAACCCGCACCATACCCTGTTCGCCGGGAGCCTGTTCTCGCTGGCGACGCTCACCGGCTGGGGGCTTATCTGGCTGATGCTGCGCGAGCGTCATCTGGGCGGCACCATTATTCTGGCCGATGCGCATATCCGTTACAGCGCGCCGATCAGCGGCAAGCCGAGCGCGGTGGCGGACCTGGGCGCATTGGGTGGCGATCTCGACCGCCTGGCGCGAGGCCGAAAAGCGCGCGTGCAGATGCAGGTGGAGCTGTTCGGTGACGAAACGCCGGGCGCGGTATTTGAAGGCACCTACATCGTTCTTCCGGCGAAGCCGTATGGCGCCTATGAAGAGGGTGGGAACGAGGAAGAGTAA
- the dtd gene encoding D-aminoacyl-tRNA deacylase yields MIALIQRVTRASVTVEGEVTGEIGQGLLVLLGVEKDDDEQKANRLCERVLGYRIFSDAEGKMNLNVQQAGGSVLVVSQFTLAADTGRGMRPGFSKGAAPDRAEALYEYFVDRCRQQEMHTQTGRFAADMQVSLVNDGPVTFWLQV; encoded by the coding sequence ATGATTGCATTAATCCAGCGCGTAACCCGTGCCAGCGTCACCGTGGAGGGAGAGGTGACGGGTGAAATTGGCCAGGGACTTTTAGTCTTGTTAGGTGTCGAAAAGGATGACGACGAGCAAAAAGCCAACCGCTTATGCGAGCGCGTGTTGGGTTACCGTATCTTCAGCGATGCGGAAGGCAAAATGAACCTTAACGTCCAGCAGGCAGGGGGCAGCGTGCTGGTGGTGTCGCAGTTTACGCTGGCCGCCGATACCGGGCGCGGCATGCGTCCTGGCTTCTCAAAAGGGGCGGCGCCGGATCGGGCAGAAGCCTTATATGAATACTTTGTTGACCGTTGCCGTCAGCAAGAGATGCATACACAGACCGGACGATTCGCTGCAGATATGCAGGTCTCGCTGGTAAATGACGGCCCCGTCACGTTCTGGCTCCAGGTATGA
- a CDS encoding virulence factor BrkB family protein yields the protein MLKTVHQKASHHTRPLRAWLKLLWHRIDEDNMTTLAGNLAYVSLLSLVPLVAVIFALFAAFPMFSDVSLQLRHFVFANFMPATGDVIQNYIEQFVANSSKMTAVGACGLIVTALLLMYAIDSALNTIWRSTRARPKVYSFAVYWMILTLGPLLAGASLAISSYLLSLRWASDLNSVIDDVLHIFPLLLSWLAFWLLYSIVPTTRVPNRDAMVGALVAALLFELGKKGFALYITMFPSYQLIYGVLAVIPILFLWVYWTWCIVLLGAEITVTLGVYRELKKAAEAEKRRETDQP from the coding sequence ATGCTAAAAACCGTTCATCAAAAAGCCAGCCACCACACCCGACCGCTGCGTGCGTGGCTAAAACTCCTCTGGCACCGCATCGATGAGGACAACATGACCACGCTGGCAGGCAACCTCGCCTACGTGTCGTTGTTGTCTCTGGTGCCGCTGGTGGCCGTCATCTTTGCGCTTTTTGCCGCCTTTCCGATGTTTTCGGACGTCAGCCTGCAGCTCCGCCATTTTGTTTTTGCTAACTTCATGCCTGCCACCGGGGATGTGATTCAGAATTACATCGAGCAGTTTGTCGCCAACTCCAGCAAGATGACGGCGGTTGGAGCATGCGGGCTTATCGTTACCGCACTGCTGCTGATGTATGCCATTGATAGTGCGCTCAACACTATCTGGCGCAGCACCCGGGCGCGACCTAAAGTTTACTCTTTCGCCGTGTACTGGATGATCCTGACTCTGGGGCCGTTGCTGGCCGGGGCCAGCCTGGCGATCAGCTCCTATCTGCTCTCGTTACGCTGGGCCAGCGATCTCAACAGCGTGATTGACGACGTGCTGCACATCTTCCCGCTGCTTCTGTCCTGGCTCGCGTTCTGGCTGCTTTACAGCATTGTGCCGACCACGCGCGTGCCTAATCGGGATGCGATGGTGGGGGCGCTGGTGGCGGCTCTGCTTTTCGAACTCGGCAAGAAAGGTTTCGCGCTTTACATCACCATGTTCCCCTCCTATCAGCTGATTTATGGCGTGCTGGCGGTGATCCCCATTTTGTTCCTCTGGGTTTACTGGACCTGGTGTATCGTCTTGCTTGGCGCAGAAATTACTGTCACTCTCGGGGTATACCGCGAGCTAAAAAAAGCAGCAGAAGCCGAAAAACGACGAGAAACAGACCAACCATGA
- the yihX gene encoding glucose-1-phosphatase, producing MLYIFDLGNVIVDIDFNRVLGTWSDFSRVPLATLKQSFTMGDAFHQHERGEISDEQFAEKLCHEMELPLSYEQFSHGWQAIFVGVRPEVIAIMHKLREQGHRVVVLSNTNRLHTTFWPDEYPEVKAAADKIYLSQEMGMRKPEARIYQAVLQAEGFSAADAIFFDDNVDNIEGANQLGITSILVTGKQTIPDYFAKQLC from the coding sequence ATGCTCTATATCTTTGATTTAGGAAACGTAATCGTCGATATCGACTTCAATCGTGTGCTGGGTACATGGAGTGATTTCAGCCGCGTTCCGCTGGCAACGCTTAAGCAGAGTTTTACCATGGGCGACGCTTTCCATCAGCACGAGCGCGGTGAGATTTCGGATGAACAGTTTGCCGAAAAGCTCTGCCATGAGATGGAGCTTCCCCTCAGTTACGAACAATTTTCCCACGGCTGGCAGGCGATCTTTGTCGGGGTTCGTCCCGAGGTGATTGCCATCATGCACAAGCTGCGCGAGCAGGGGCATCGGGTGGTGGTGCTGTCGAACACCAACCGGCTGCACACCACCTTCTGGCCGGATGAATATCCGGAAGTGAAAGCGGCAGCAGATAAAATTTACCTGTCCCAGGAGATGGGCATGCGTAAGCCGGAAGCGCGGATCTATCAGGCCGTTTTGCAGGCGGAAGGATTCTCTGCCGCCGATGCCATCTTTTTTGACGATAACGTCGATAATATAGAGGGAGCTAACCAGTTGGGTATCACGTCAATTCTGGTGACCGGAAAACAGACGATCCCCGACTATTTTGCGAAGCAGTTATGCTAA
- the typA gene encoding ribosome-dependent GTPase TypA has protein sequence MIENLRNIAIIAHVDHGKTTLVDKLLQQSGTFDARAETQERVMDSNDLEKERGITILAKNTAIKWNDYRINIVDTPGHADFGGEVERVMSMVDSVLLVVDAMDGPMPQTRFVTKKAFAHGLKPIVVINKVDRPGARPDWVVDQVFDLFVNLDATDEQLDFPIVYASALNGIAGLDHEEMAEDMTPLYQAIVDRVPAPNVDVEGTLQMQISQLDYNNYVGVIGIGRIKRGKVKPNQQVTIIDSEGKTRNGKVGKVLTHLGLERIESDIAEAGDIIAITGLGELNISDTICDTQAVEALPALSVDEPTVTMFFNVNTSPFCGKEGKFVTSRQILDRLNKELVHNVALRVEETPDADAFRVSGRGELHLSVLIENMRREGFEMAVSRPKVIFREIDGRKQEPFENVTLDVEEQHQGSVMQALGERKGDLKNMNPDGKGRVRLDYVIPSRGLIGFRSEFMTMTSGTGLLYSTFSHYDDVRPGEVGQRNNGVLISNGQGKAVAFALFSLQDRGKLFLGHGAEVYEGQIIGIHSRSNDLTVNCLTGKKLTNMRASGTDEATVLVPPVKMTLEQALEFIDDDELVEVTPTSIRIRKRHLTENDRKRAMRGPKED, from the coding sequence GTGATCGAAAATCTGCGTAATATCGCCATCATCGCGCACGTTGACCATGGTAAAACTACCCTGGTTGATAAGCTGCTGCAGCAATCCGGTACGTTCGACGCGCGTGCCGAAACTCAAGAACGTGTGATGGACTCCAACGATTTGGAGAAAGAGCGTGGGATTACCATCCTCGCTAAAAACACCGCTATCAAATGGAATGACTACCGTATCAACATCGTTGATACCCCGGGGCACGCCGACTTCGGTGGTGAAGTTGAACGTGTAATGTCCATGGTCGATTCCGTGCTGCTGGTCGTTGACGCAATGGATGGCCCAATGCCGCAGACGCGCTTCGTTACCAAGAAGGCATTTGCCCATGGTCTGAAGCCAATCGTGGTTATCAACAAAGTTGACCGCCCTGGCGCGCGTCCCGACTGGGTTGTTGATCAGGTCTTCGACCTGTTCGTTAACCTCGACGCAACCGACGAGCAGCTGGACTTCCCTATCGTTTACGCTTCTGCGCTGAACGGTATCGCGGGTCTGGACCACGAAGAAATGGCTGAAGACATGACCCCGCTGTACCAGGCGATTGTTGACCGTGTTCCTGCGCCGAACGTCGATGTTGAAGGCACCCTGCAGATGCAGATCTCTCAGCTCGACTACAACAACTATGTTGGCGTTATCGGCATTGGTCGTATCAAGCGCGGTAAAGTGAAGCCTAACCAGCAGGTCACTATCATCGATAGCGAAGGTAAAACCCGTAACGGTAAAGTCGGTAAAGTACTGACCCACCTGGGCCTTGAGCGTATCGAGAGCGACATCGCTGAAGCGGGCGACATCATCGCGATCACCGGTCTGGGCGAGCTGAACATCTCTGATACCATTTGCGACACGCAAGCGGTAGAAGCGCTGCCAGCCCTGTCTGTTGATGAACCGACTGTAACCATGTTCTTCAACGTCAACACCTCTCCGTTCTGTGGTAAAGAAGGTAAGTTCGTTACCTCTCGTCAGATCCTTGACCGCCTGAACAAAGAGCTGGTGCACAACGTTGCGCTGCGTGTTGAAGAAACGCCAGACGCTGACGCATTCCGCGTTTCCGGTCGTGGTGAGCTGCACCTGTCAGTTCTGATCGAAAACATGCGTCGTGAAGGTTTCGAAATGGCGGTTTCCCGTCCGAAAGTAATCTTCCGCGAAATCGACGGCCGTAAACAAGAGCCGTTCGAAAACGTAACGCTGGACGTCGAAGAGCAGCACCAGGGGTCTGTCATGCAGGCGCTGGGTGAGCGTAAAGGCGACCTGAAAAACATGAATCCAGATGGCAAAGGCCGCGTACGTCTCGACTACGTGATCCCAAGCCGTGGTCTGATCGGCTTCCGTTCAGAGTTCATGACCATGACTTCCGGTACCGGTCTGCTGTACTCCACCTTCAGCCACTACGACGACGTTCGTCCGGGCGAAGTTGGCCAGCGTAACAACGGCGTTCTGATCTCCAACGGTCAGGGTAAAGCGGTTGCGTTCGCCCTGTTCAGCCTGCAGGACCGCGGTAAGCTGTTCCTGGGTCACGGTGCAGAAGTCTACGAAGGCCAGATCATCGGTATTCACAGCCGTTCTAACGACCTGACTGTAAACTGCCTGACCGGTAAGAAACTGACCAACATGCGTGCGTCCGGTACTGACGAAGCAACGGTTCTGGTTCCACCGGTTAAGATGACTCTGGAGCAGGCTCTGGAATTCATCGATGACGACGAACTGGTAGAAGTAACTCCAACCTCTATCCGTATCCGTAAACGTCACCTGACTGAGAACGATCGTAAACGCGCCATGCGCGGCCCGAAAGAAGATTAA